A region of Leifsonia xyli DNA encodes the following proteins:
- a CDS encoding peptide deformylase encodes MAVLPIRITGDPVLHSPARPIEQIDDELRTLVADMFETMDEAPGVGLAGPQVGVPLRLFVYGWTDDDDVQHRGVAINPTLWLSPAAVGELDEDTESEGCLSFPGERFPLRRSDRAILQATDLEGNDYEVRAEGWLARIFQHEYDHLDGVLYVDRLTHTFGKSAQKVQRKNSWGVPGLSWLPGRDHLED; translated from the coding sequence ATGGCCGTCCTCCCGATCCGGATCACCGGTGACCCCGTCCTCCACTCCCCCGCCCGCCCGATCGAGCAGATCGACGACGAGCTGCGCACCCTGGTCGCTGACATGTTCGAGACGATGGACGAGGCGCCCGGCGTCGGGCTGGCCGGCCCGCAGGTGGGCGTGCCGCTCCGCCTCTTCGTGTACGGCTGGACCGACGACGACGACGTCCAGCACCGCGGCGTCGCGATCAACCCGACGCTCTGGCTCAGTCCGGCCGCGGTGGGCGAGCTGGATGAGGACACCGAGTCCGAGGGCTGCCTCTCGTTCCCGGGCGAGCGCTTCCCGCTCCGCCGGTCCGACCGCGCCATCCTGCAGGCGACCGACCTCGAGGGGAACGACTACGAGGTCCGCGCCGAGGGCTGGCTCGCCCGTATCTTCCAGCACGAGTACGACCACCTCGACGGCGTGCTCTACGTGGACCGGCTGACGCATACGTTCGGCAAGTCGGCGCAGAAGGTCCAGCGCAAGAACAGCTGGGGCGTCCCCGGGCTGAGCTGGCTGCCCGGCCGCGACCACCTCGAGGACTGA
- a CDS encoding DNA-binding response regulator — protein MNELRVLVADDQKIVRDGVALLLGLIEGITVVGTAIDGDDAVRQARTSQPDLVLMDLNMPHLDGVEATAQILAELPHIRVVVMTTYDDDAWVFRALRAGARGYLTKDSSAEDIERALRSVAAGDAQLDPSVQRRLLDALATQQPASTPASDAPTAVALTAREQEVLQLIAEGLSNDEITARLHISMATAKTHIGSLLSKTGSRDRAQLVIYAFRTGAV, from the coding sequence GTGAATGAGCTCCGCGTGCTGGTCGCCGATGACCAGAAGATCGTGCGCGACGGCGTCGCCTTGCTGCTCGGGCTCATCGAGGGCATCACCGTCGTCGGCACCGCCATCGACGGCGACGACGCCGTGCGCCAAGCTCGAACCAGCCAACCGGATCTGGTCCTGATGGACCTCAACATGCCCCACCTCGATGGCGTCGAGGCGACCGCGCAGATCCTCGCCGAGCTGCCGCACATCCGCGTCGTCGTGATGACCACCTACGACGACGACGCCTGGGTATTCCGGGCACTCCGCGCGGGCGCCCGCGGCTACCTCACCAAAGACTCGTCCGCCGAGGACATCGAACGCGCGCTCCGCTCCGTCGCGGCCGGCGACGCCCAACTCGACCCGTCGGTGCAGCGGCGGCTGCTCGACGCCCTCGCAACGCAACAGCCTGCCAGCACCCCGGCCTCCGATGCGCCTACCGCGGTGGCGCTCACCGCTCGGGAACAGGAGGTGCTGCAGCTCATCGCCGAGGGCCTCTCCAACGACGAGATCACCGCGCGGCTCCACATCAGCATGGCGACCGCGAAGACGCACATCGGGAGCCTGCTCTCCAAGACGGGCAGTCGCGACCGCGCTCAGCTGGTGATCTACGCCTTCCGTACCGGCGCGGTTTGA
- a CDS encoding glucosyl transferase, with amino-acid sequence MPDTSGPHHTPPAPAAKKPLTIVMGCDTFAPDVNGAARFAERLAAGLVERGHDVHIVAPAASRKHGTWIEEHEGQKMTAHRLRSWRWYPHDWLRFALPWMSKANARRILDEVKPDVVHFQSHIVVGRGLAYEAQKRGIRIVATNHVMPENIMEFTVIPKFLQKALIAIEWRDARKSFDRAEAVTTPTRKAADFLENATGLRGVHAISCGIEAQNYTPDFTPRTANRILFVGRVTGEKHIDVLLNAIKLLPADLDARLQIVGGGDQLKNLQSLAETLGIADRVEFLGYVSDQELREAYTRATIFAMPSIAELQSIATMEAMASGLPVVAANAMALPHLVHDGENGHLFRPGDAQDLADKLESVLRLPQDELDVLKRASLRIVAAHDIQTTISTFESLYRGEPVADPVTDAASSVPAPE; translated from the coding sequence GTGCCTGATACGAGCGGACCGCATCACACCCCGCCCGCCCCGGCAGCCAAGAAGCCGCTGACCATCGTCATGGGTTGCGACACCTTCGCCCCCGACGTCAACGGAGCGGCGCGCTTCGCCGAGCGCCTCGCCGCCGGCCTGGTCGAGCGCGGCCACGACGTCCACATCGTCGCTCCGGCGGCCAGCCGCAAGCACGGCACCTGGATCGAGGAGCACGAGGGCCAGAAGATGACGGCCCACCGCCTGCGCAGCTGGCGCTGGTACCCGCACGACTGGCTCCGCTTCGCCCTGCCGTGGATGAGCAAGGCGAACGCCCGCCGCATCCTCGACGAGGTCAAGCCGGACGTCGTCCACTTCCAGTCGCACATCGTGGTCGGCCGCGGGCTCGCGTACGAGGCGCAGAAGCGCGGCATCCGCATCGTCGCCACCAACCACGTCATGCCCGAGAACATCATGGAGTTCACGGTCATCCCCAAGTTCCTGCAGAAGGCGCTCATCGCGATCGAGTGGCGCGACGCCCGCAAGAGCTTCGACCGCGCCGAGGCCGTCACGACGCCCACGCGCAAGGCCGCCGACTTCCTCGAGAACGCCACCGGCCTGCGCGGAGTGCACGCGATCTCCTGCGGCATCGAGGCGCAGAACTACACGCCCGACTTCACCCCGCGCACGGCGAACCGCATCCTGTTCGTGGGCCGCGTCACCGGCGAGAAGCACATCGACGTGCTCCTCAACGCCATCAAGCTGCTCCCCGCCGACCTGGATGCGCGCCTGCAGATCGTCGGCGGCGGCGACCAGCTGAAGAACCTGCAGTCGCTGGCCGAGACCCTCGGGATCGCTGACCGCGTCGAGTTCCTCGGCTACGTGAGCGACCAGGAGCTGCGGGAGGCGTACACGCGCGCGACGATCTTCGCGATGCCGTCGATCGCCGAGCTGCAGTCCATCGCGACCATGGAGGCGATGGCCTCGGGCCTGCCGGTCGTCGCCGCGAACGCCATGGCGCTGCCGCACCTGGTGCACGACGGCGAGAACGGGCACCTGTTCCGCCCGGGCGACGCGCAGGACCTCGCGGACAAGCTGGAGAGCGTCCTCCGCCTGCCGCAGGACGAGCTCGACGTGCTCAAGCGAGCCTCGCTCCGCATCGTGGCCGCGCACGACATCCAGACGACGATCAGCACCTTCGAGAGCCTGTATCGTGGTGAGCCGGTGGCCGACCCGGTGACGGACGCGGCCTCCAGCGTGCCCGCCCCGGAGTGA
- a CDS encoding multidrug DMT transporter permease — protein MGTELMDAFDLSYQPSQLLGIPVALVGAVFLSVGAQLQHHGVAKVEATAGHAESGLNVRQLGLLLARPSWVIGTLLLGLAIVFQLVSLKLSPIILVQPLGVVGLVITSILNARVSGVKLNHQSVIAVTLCVSGVGAFVLLAAVFARDLPVTSRALVVILIILAVVLIAFGLLFAFLRHRFKAIMYIVGAGVLYGFVATLAKVAIDRISNQEWDWLLVACIVALLLAAVLGAYFVQNAYSSGPPDLVIAGLTVIDPLVAVTIGIVVLNEAAGAPWWAMVGFAITGAVAILGVFQLAKYHPQSASDAPVADRIADVAGESRLD, from the coding sequence GTGGGTACGGAACTGATGGACGCGTTCGACCTGTCGTATCAGCCCAGCCAGCTCCTGGGCATCCCGGTCGCGCTCGTCGGTGCCGTCTTCCTCTCCGTCGGAGCCCAGCTGCAGCACCACGGCGTCGCCAAGGTCGAGGCGACCGCCGGCCACGCCGAGAGCGGCCTGAACGTGCGCCAACTCGGTCTGCTGCTCGCTCGCCCGTCCTGGGTCATCGGGACGCTGCTGCTCGGCCTCGCCATCGTCTTCCAGCTCGTCAGCCTGAAGCTGTCGCCGATCATTCTCGTGCAGCCGCTCGGCGTCGTCGGGCTCGTCATCACGAGCATCCTGAACGCCCGGGTCAGCGGGGTGAAGCTCAATCACCAGTCGGTGATCGCCGTGACCCTCTGCGTCAGCGGCGTCGGCGCGTTCGTGCTGCTGGCCGCCGTCTTCGCGCGCGACCTGCCGGTGACGAGCCGTGCGCTGGTCGTCATCCTCATCATCCTGGCCGTCGTGCTGATCGCCTTCGGGCTCCTGTTCGCCTTCCTGCGGCACCGGTTCAAGGCGATCATGTACATCGTCGGCGCCGGGGTGCTCTACGGTTTCGTCGCCACGCTCGCGAAGGTCGCCATCGACCGCATCTCGAACCAGGAGTGGGACTGGCTGCTCGTCGCCTGCATCGTGGCCCTCCTGCTGGCCGCCGTGCTCGGCGCGTACTTCGTCCAGAACGCCTACTCGTCCGGTCCTCCGGACCTCGTGATCGCGGGTCTGACGGTCATCGACCCGCTGGTCGCGGTCACCATCGGCATCGTCGTCCTCAACGAGGCCGCGGGGGCTCCGTGGTGGGCGATGGTCGGTTTCGCGATCACCGGCGCGGTCGCCATCCTGGGCGTGTTCCAGCTCGCGAAGTACCACCCGCAGTCGGCGTCGGACGCGCCGGTCGCCGACCGCATTGCGGACGTGGCGGGCGAAAGCCGCCTAGACTAG